Proteins found in one Odocoileus virginianus isolate 20LAN1187 ecotype Illinois chromosome 10, Ovbor_1.2, whole genome shotgun sequence genomic segment:
- the LOC110124000 gene encoding LOW QUALITY PROTEIN: olfactory receptor 1S1-like (The sequence of the model RefSeq protein was modified relative to this genomic sequence to represent the inferred CDS: deleted 1 base in 1 codon), with protein MFPLLSDDVVLLPNAAASFQALPLTGAHTEPGPHVITPVPLSFWTQINSRAEEYGSRLSLWPPKGQDKNFGNKWKRGKSEKEESGKTRAARLGSPGSILPACVLPSEPSRRCSVGCGAGSRKEKTGSGKGASSLRCRGVLGGGEISRNTHEGNQTSISEFLLLGLSSQPGKQELLFALFLAMYLVTVVGNTLIVLAISLDPYLHTPMYLFLANLSLADVSSISTSVPKMLMNTQTKSPSISYESCITQMYFSIVFVVTDNFLLGVMACDRFVAICHPLNYTTIMGPRLCLWLAAIPWALSNAVALTHTLLLLRSVFCDGHALPHFLCDLAPLLRLSCSDTTVNELVLFVVGSSVVTLPFALILVSYACITRAVLRLSRPEGRWKAFSTCGSHLTVVFLFYGTIVGVYFFPSPSDPDNRDKIGALLFTVVTPMMNPFIYSLRNKDMKGALRRLLCGRRALPVMP; from the exons ATGTTCCCTCTTCTTTCTGACGACGTAGTTCTCCTTCCAAACGCGGCTGCCTCTTTCCAAGCTCTCCCGCTGACTGGCGCCCacactgaacctgggccacacgTGATCACGCCAGTGCCCCTCAGCTTCTGGACTCAGATCAACAGTCGTGCTGAGGAATATGGTTCCCGACTTTCTCTGTGGCCACCGAAGGGCCAG GACAAGAATTTCGGGAATAAGTGGAAGAGAGGGAAAAGTGAGAAGGAGGAATCAGGAAAGACAAGAGCAGCACGGCTTGGCTCTCCAGGCAGTATTCTCCCCG CCTGCGTCCTCCCTTCGGAGCCGAGTCGGCGCTGCAGCGTGGGGTGTGGCGCGGGGAGCCGTAAGGAGAAGACTGGCAGTGGAAAGGGGGCGTCTTCTCTCCGCTGCCGTGGAGTACTCGGGGGTGGCGAG ATCAGCAGAAATACGCATGAAGGAAACCAAACGAGCATCTCCGAATTTCTCCTCCTGGGACTCTCCAGCCAACCTGGGAAGCAGGAGCTCCTCTTTGCACTTTTCCTGGCTATGTACCTGGTCACCGTGGTGGGGAACACGCTGATCGTTCTGGCCATCAGCTTGGACCCTTACCTTCACACCCCCATGTACCTCTTCCTCGCCAACCTATCCTTGGCTGATGTTTCCTCCATTTCCACCTCAGTCCCCAAAATGCTGATGAATACTCAGACCAAGAGTCCATCCATCTCCTATGAGAGCTGCATCACACAGATGTATTTCTCCATTGTCTTTGTTGTCACTGACAACTTCCTCTTGGGGGTCATGGCCTGTGACCGCTTTGTGGCTATCTGCCATCCTCTGAACTACACGACCATCATGGGACCCAGGCTCTGCCTTTGGCTGGCCGCCATCCCCTGGGCCCTCAGTAACGCCGTCGCCCTGACACACACCCTTCTGCTCCTCCGATCTGTCTTCTGTGACGGCCACGCTCTCCCGCACTTCCTCTGTGACTTGGCCCCGCTGCTCAGGCTGTCCTGCTCGGACACGACGGTCAACGAGCTCGTGCTCTTTGTCGTGGGCTCGTCGGTCGTCACCCTGCCCTTCGCCCTCATCCTCGTCTCCTACGCCTGCATCACCCGGGCTGTCCTGAGACTCTCACGCCCAGAGGGGCGGTggaaagccttctccacctgtggctCTCACCTGACAGTCGTGTTCCTCTTCTACGGGACCATCGTGGGGGTCTACTTCTTCCCCTCGCCCTCTGACCCTGACAACAGAGACAAGATCGGGGCGCTGCTGTTCACCGTGGTGACCCCCATGatgaaccccttcatctacagcctgaggaacaagGACATGAAAGGGGCCCTGAGGAGACTCCTCTGTGGGAGA AGGGCTCTCCCTGTGATGCCCTGA
- the LOC110123999 gene encoding olfactory receptor 9Q2-like: MERWGLRLHPQTAEWMPGRNFTVVTEFLLTVFADHPAWGLPLFAAFLAFYLLTLLGNCGMILLIRQDRRLHTPMYFFLGHLALVDICYSSTVVPQALVVLLERGVVLCRARCAAQFFLFTFFASMDCYLLAIMAYDRCVAVCRPLLYVAIVTEKARWVLVAAAYAAGFSSAFIRTVTAFTLSFCGSNQIDFLFCDLPPLLKLSCGDSYTQEVVIIVFAVLVMPACILVISVSYLFIVLAVVWMRSPAGRAKTFSTCASHLAAVALFFGTLIFMYLRDNAGQSSEADQVVSVLYTAVSPMLNPLIYSLRNKEVKEAVLKSLGRSKVSGRF; encoded by the coding sequence ATGGAGCGCTGGGGTCTCCGCCTTCACCCGCAAACCGCTGAATGGATGCCTGGGAGGAATTTCACGGTAGTGACGGAATTCCTCTTGACGGTGTTCGCTGACCATCCCGCCTGGGGGCTTCCGCTCTTCGCGGCCTTTCTGGCTTTCTACCTGCTCACTCTGCTGGGGAACTGTGGAATGATCCTCCTGATCCGCCAGGATCGCCGGctgcacacccccatgtacttcttcctcggCCACCTCGCCCTCGTGGACATCTGCTACTCGTCCACCGTCGTCCCCCAGGCGCTGGTGGTCCTGCTGGAACGCGGCGTGGTCCTCTGCAGGGCGCGCTGCGCCGCCCAGttcttcctcttcaccttcttcgCGTCCATGGACTGCTACCTCCTGGCGATCATGGCCTACGACCGCTGCGTGGCCGTGTGCCGCCCCCTGCTCTATGTGGCCATCGTGACCGAGAAGGCCCGCTGGGTTCTGGTCGCGGCGGCGTACGCGGCGGGCTTCTCCAGCGCCTTCATTCGAACGGTCACCGCCTTCACGCTCTCCTTTTGCGGGAGCAACCAGATCGACTTTCTTTTCTGTGACCTCCCGCCTCTGCTAAAGCTCTCGTGTGGGGACAGCTACacccaggaggtggtgatcattGTGTTCGCCGTTTTGGTTATGCCCGCTTGTATCCTGGTCATCTCGGTTTCCTATCTGTTCATCGTCCTGGCCGTCGTGTGGATGCGCTCCCCCGCGGGCCGGGCCAAGACCTTCTCCACCTGCGCCTCCCACCTCGCCGCTGTGGCGCTCTTCTTTGGGACGCTCATCTTCATGTACCTGCGGGACAACGCGGGCCAGTCCTCGGAGGCCGACCAGGTGGTGTCCGTGCTCTACACGGCGGTGAGCCCGATGCTGAACCCTCTCATTTACAGCCTGCGGAACAAGGAGGTCAAGGAGGCGGTCCTGAAATCCTTGGGCCGATCGAAGGTTTCCGGAAGGTTCTAG